The window GTGCCGGGCACGTTTCCGAAATCCACGTCGTTGAAGCGGAATTTGCCGCAGCTGGAGGTCAAAATCACGCAGTCCTTCGGCAGGCTAAGCGCTAGCTCGCGGTAATACTCGCGTCCCTTACCCGGCGCGTCGCAGCCTGCGATGACGAAAAAGCGGCGGATTTTGCCCGAGCTGATCGCGTCTAGAATTTGCGGCGCAAGGCTTAAAATGGTCTTGTAGTGTCCGCCCGTCACCAAGCTCTCGTCGCTGTCCATGCTCACGTCGCCGCATGCAAGCGCGCACTCGATGAGCGGCGTAAAATCGTCGTTTTGGATATGCTTGATCCCGTCGGTACCCGCGATAGAGTAGCCAAACAGCCTGTCTGCGTAGCTACAGGATGAGCGAAGCGGCACGATGCAGTTCGTGGTCATCAAAATCGCGCCTTTAAATTCGTTAAAAAGCTTGGTCTGATCGAACCACGCCTTGCCGATGTTGCCCTTTAGGTGCGGATACTTGCGAAGCTGCGGATAGCCGTGCGCAGGAAGCATCTCGGAGTGGGTGTAGATATTGATGCCCTTGCCCTCGGTCGCTTTTAGCAGCGCCTCAAGAGCATGCAGGTTGTGTCCGCTAACCAAAATCGCCTTGCCTTCGACTTTGTTTTGGCTTACCTTAACCGGGGTCGGTACGCCGAATTTTGCGGTATGCGCCTCGCTTAAGATGTCCATCATCTGCACGCCCGCGCTTCCGACGGCCATTAGCTGCGCGATATGCTCGTCAAAGTTAAAATTTGAGTTCGTCAGCGTGAAATACAGTGTATCCGCCATAACGGTATCGACCGCGCTAGTATCGGCACCGAGCTCACGGGCGTGGTGGCGGTAGGCGCTAAGCCCCTTAAGCCCGAAGATCATCGTATCTTGCAGCCGCGCGAGCGTAGAGCCCTTGCCGCAGGTGCCTTTGCTTTGGCCCTTCGCGCCGCAGCCCTCGGGCGCGCTCATTTGGCACTGATGACAGAACATCTCTAGATTGTCGCTCATAGAAATCCTTTTATGAAAAATTTAGTTAGTAATTTTAAGATTTTATTTAGGAAAAAAAAATGATTATAATCAATAAATGGCTAAATTTTATCAAAGTTGCTTATAAAATGAGAACGATTTGAAATTTAAATCTTTGCGGCATGCGGTGCAAATAGCGCAACGAGCGTGCTGCTGTGAAGCAAACGCCTATAGCCGTATACTATCGCGAAGTAAACGCTTATGACCAAATTGCTGCCGAGCACGCGATTTTGCGACGAGACACTCTCCTCTAGTCGAGCGTTTTAAGTAAAAGCGTATTTAAGCCGACCTAAACGCGACTCTGCATTATATCCTAGCACTTAATCGGAATATACGATATGAGTTTAAATATAAGTAAATTATTATAAAATCTTTAAAATATTTAATTAAATTTTCATTTAAAGGTTATTATAATTAAATAATTTTTTTATAAAAACCAAACCATAAAGAAAGGGATCGTATGAGAAAGCTAAATTTCAAAGGAGCCCATGTGCTGTCTGCAGCAGTTTGCGCCGTGCTATTTACAAATGTCTGTGAAGCACAGTATATAGAACCCGGCAAAGTAGGCGATATAAAAAGCTGGGAGACGGACGAGTATAAAGCATACTGGGGTCTAAGTAGCATGAACGCATCGGTAGCCTACGCCAAAGGTGCCACCGGTAGAGATGTAAAACTGGGCGTAGTCGATTCGGGCATGCTTTTAAGTCATCAAGAATTCGCAGGAGGCAGGGTTACGGGGGCGACCGCGAAGGGCGAGTACTCCAAAGACGGCATGCGTTACCCAGACGCAGAATTCGGCAACGCGCCCTTTAAACAAAAAGGCAGCGACGAAAAAGACAAGATGGACAAGGGCGAATTCAAAAAAGGACAAAAATTTGAAACTAACGGCGATTGGATAGCTGGCATAAACGACTCACATGGTACTCACGTAGGAGGTACGATAGGAGCCAATCGCGACGGGAGCGGCACGCACGGAGTGGCATGGGAGTCGAGATTATACTCCGGAAATACGGGCGGAAACGACGGCATGACCTACGGTCCAAATCAAGACTACGGATACTTCTATGCCGTATATAACGAGCTTGCTAAATTGGGCGTAAGAGCGATAAATAATAGTTGGGGATCAAACAGAAGAGTAAATTCCTCCTATCCGGGCGCGGAAGGTTACAGCGGGATCCCCGGTACGGCGGCTAATCCTACTAAGCCTAATCATCATCTATACCTCAAAGATATAGATACCGCTAAAAAAGCTTATTATCAATTTGTAGCGGGCGGCCAAAAAAGCTTCATAGACGCCGCATACGAAGTCGCTAAAAAATACAGAATAATCCAAGTCTTTACCGCGGGTAATAGAGACGGCATGGAGGAGTCCTACACAAGGGCGATGCTGCCGTATTTTCGCCCCGATGCGGAAAAGCTATGGCTAAACGTAACGGGACAGACCGATAGCAATACTCAAAGATTTAACACCGCGGGGCATTCGAAATGGTGGACCATAGCAGCACCGGGAGTGAAAGTAAAATCCTCTATCGTGGACGTCAAGACGGGCAAAGCAGGATACGCTTCTTGGGGCGGCACGTCGATGGCGGCGCCTCACGTAACGGGAGCTTTGGGCGTCATAATGTCTAGATATAGCTATATGACGAACGAACAAGCAAGAGACGTCTTGCTAACGACGGCGAGACAGACGAAGTATTCGTTCAAAAAGGGCGATACTAGCAGGCTTTCGGGCTGGACGAGCGAGCTCGGAGTGCCCGATAAAAGGTGGGGCTGGGGCATAGTAGATCTCGGCAAGGCGATGTTCGGACCGGGTCAGTTTCTAGGGAAATTCGACGTAAATATGGACGTAGATGACGTCTGGTCCAACGACATCTCGGACAAGGCGATAAAATTTAGAAAGACCGAGGACGATGCGGATGCGGCGGCTTGGGCGGCGCGCAAAGCACAGCTCGATGCTAAGGGCGGAAATTTGACCGCAGAAGAAAGAGCCGAATACAACGTAGAGCTAGCCAGAGAGCAAGCGCGAGCGCATAGAGCGGCGGAAGGCTATAAAGGAACGCTGATAAAAAGAGGCGGCGGCACGCTAACGCTTGCGGGCGATAACACCTACAGCGGCGATACGATCATAAAAGGCGGGCAGATCACGGCGCTAAATCAGTCTTTAAAAAACAGCAAGGTGACCGTAGAAAACGGCGGCGCCTTGAAGATCAAAAAGAGCTTAACCGTCCAAGAGGTCAAAACCGACGTATTCAATAAGCCGAAAGAATTCGTAAATAAAACCAGAACCGCCACCTCAGATACCGTCACGGCGACGATAAAGCAAGGCGGCAGATACGTCGTATCGCACGCGGGCATAGTCGGCATGTCTTCGGCAGGAGCTACGAATTTGAACCTCACGTTTGAAAAAAATTCCATCGTAGATCTAGAAAATCCTCTTTTCGAAGATGCGCAAAAGATATATAAAGACCCCGCAAAATCGAAGAAGTACTGGGTAGAGGGCAGTTTCAAAGGCTACGATCAGACGATCCTAGGAAAATACGCGTTTTTTGATTTAGTAAGAAATTTTAACGACTCCAAGCTGGAGCTTACTTTCAAAAAGGGCAGCAAGGGCATGGTGGATTTCGCAAAGGGCAAAAATCAAAAACTGATCGCCGCCGCGATAGAGGGCTCGAGCAATCAGCCCGCTTTAATGAGCGTTTTTAGAAGCAGACCTGCGGTGCGAACGAGCGATCTATATAGAAATTTCATCTTCGCTACGCCGCAGCAAGCCTCCGACACGCTAAAAACGTTCGCGAACGAGGCAAATTTCGTTGCGCAAAACGCGGCCGTGATCGATAACGTACTGATCCGAAACGCTGTCTTAAGCCGCAAAAGAAATGTTAACGCGCTAAGCATGGATGAAGAGACGGGGATCAACTTCTGGGCGAACACCGCGGGAAACGTCATGAAATTTAGCTCGGATGAGGGAAGCGGAAATTTCAAATCCACCTCCGTGACGCAGCTCGTCGGCCTAGACGGCGCGCTGAGTGAAAACTTAAGACTGGGAGCCGTAGTGGGCGTGGGAAAAACCAAGACCAAAGAAGACGGCAGCAGGGAGTTTGATCACACGAACAGACACGCAGGACTTTACGCGCAGGTAGGCTTAGAGACCGTCAAATTTGATCTAGGCGCTGTATATACGGACATAAAACGCAAAAAGACCGGCAGCTCCACGATAGTGCAACACACCGCTAACAACGGCGCTAAGAGCAATGAAAAGCTCATAAATATGTTTGCTAGCGCGACATACGGCGGCTTTAACGGCGAAAATTTCGAGATAAATCCGTATTTGGGCATCTCTCGCATCTACGCTAGAACGGGCGGCATGAGCGAAAATGTGGGCCCGTTCGTGATGAGCACGGATAAAAAATCTAGAAACATGAATATCCTAACGGCGGGCATCAGTCCGAGCGTGCCGTTTAAAATAGGTGGCATGAGCTCGTCCGCACAGCTCGATCTAGCCTACAATAGATTTTTCGGCGACACGAGACCGGGCGCGGGAGTGAATGTCGCAAACGCAGGATACGTGGATCTAGAGGGCAAAGAGCTTAGAGACTTCGTCACCGCGGGCGTGGGCGTAGAGACTATGATATTTAAAAACACGAGCCTTAGGCTATCGTACACCGGCGCGTTCGGAAACGACGTGAAATCAAATAGCCTAAACGCCAAGATCGAGGCTTCGTTTTAACCCGCTTCGCCCGGCTGCAAAGCGGCGGGCTAGAGTAAAATTTACTTTAGCCCGCGCGGCACTTGAAATTTTAAAATTTAACCGCAGCAAAATACACATAAAATCGCTAAACTGCGATATTTGCGTAGCTAGAGAAAGGCGAAGAGCCTATTTTAATGCAATCTCGACATAAATTATTTCTGCAAGACGAAGCGCCGAGCCCGTCAAGCGCTTTTGCGGACGGAGTGATCAAAAACATAGACAAGATAAATTTAGCCGCATATCCTATCGCACAATGAGTTTTGAAATTTCACGGGGGCGAATTTCACTTTTAAAATGGCAATGTGAGCCAAAGCGGCAAAAATCGCAAAGATAAGGCGCCCGCCGAAACCTTAAAAGCAGGTCCCGTAAAACTAAATTTTATTCTTTGCGAGCACATGCACGACCGACGCAAATAACGACACTTTTTGCAACAATAAAATTCTAAATCTAGGCTTTTGTAGAGGAAAATTTTTAATTTTATTCGTATTAAAATTTAGGCTAGGAAAGCAATTTAACAGATGCTTTCAAACATCGTTGAATATAAAGGGATTTTGAATACAAGTGGCTCCGGATGCTGGATTCAAAAATATATAATTCTTAAACACTCCAAAATACTCTAAAAAGCCCTATAATACGCTATTTAATAGCTTAAGCATATTCTAAGTTACACTAGAATATCATGCATTTTTGCAAATTTTGGGAACAAATAGGGAACAAATTTAGGGGATATTATGGCAGGAAAACTTAAAAATTACAACTCATCGTTCGGAGTCAATAAATATCCAGGAATTTTCTTTAATAATCTAGCCAACGGCGACGTAGTTTTTTATATGAGAGTTACGCTTGAGGGTAAAAAGGCCAACATTAAAATTGGATCAAAATCCGAAGGCGTAAATATAACCTACACATATAACAAAAAGAAAGAATTCGACGCCAAACAAAGAAACGGAGAGCTTCCCGATAGCATATCTAAAAAAATAGCAGCCAAAAACAACAAAATCTCGCCTAAATTTGACGAAATCGCAGACGCCTTTTTTAGTTTTAAACTAGAAAAAGAACCGAGCAACGCCGTCAACATAAAAGAGCAAAGGCGAGATTACGAAATTTACCATAAGGATAAGTTAGGGGGTCTAACTACGACGCAGATAACACCTTAGACGATAAACAAGCATCATAAAGATATCTCTCAAATCATCTCCCCTAAAACCAAACGTAAATTATCGCAATCTCGCATCAATGCCATAATGGGTATAGTTAGGACGATTTTTAATCACGCCATAAAAGTAGGCCTAATTAATCACATTAGCCCATACAAGATAGAACTAAAAAAGCCAAATAACAAGCGGGAGAGATTTTTGGAGCTTGTAGAGATAGAGCTTTTGCGCAAAGAAGTAGCAAGTAAAGAAGACTTTGCGTTAGAGCTATTCGTGGAGCTGGCTTTATGCACAGGAGCTAGGTTGGAGGGAATTTTAAACATCAAGAAAAAGGATTTAGCACTATCCACTAAATCAGTTACTATAAGCGATTTTAAGACAAAGAGCACTTATGCTGGATTTTTAAGCAAAAAAGCGTTAGGAATGATAAATCAAATTTATACCGCCCTGTCTCCGAACGACTCTTTGGTAAATAAACCAAAAGCTACTATTCAAAACGTCTTACAGCCGTTACTTAATAAGCTCTTTAATCAAAATTGATATAAGCGACGCAACCAATAGAGTAGTAATCCATACCCTTAGGCATACGTTCGCTTCGCATCTTACTATAAAAGACACTCCGATACTAACGATAAAAAAGCTAATGAATCACTCCGATATCAATCATACTCTAAGATACGCTAAACTAATGCCGGACAGCGGACGAGAGATGGTGGAATCTTTGTATGAGTAGGTTTATATCAAGTTGTTTATTCAGCAATAAGCATATAAAACAAACTGCATTTTATATCATATATGGTATAATAAGATTTAGTCGTATAAAAGGGTTACGATGTGGAGCGTAGAATTTGCAAACGAAGCCATAAAAGACGAGTTCTTGGAGCTGCCGACCGGACTTAGACAAAGAGGCTATAAAATGTTCGAGCTCTTAGAGGCTAGGGGTAATACCTTGGGAGAGCCGTACACTAAAAGCATAAAAGACGGGCTGTTCGAGATACGCATAAAGTCGGATGAAGGAATAGCTAGAAGCATATATTGTTATGAAATCGGCAAAAGAATAATAATCCTACTAACTTTTGTTAAAAAAACACAAAAGACGCCTAAAAGTATACTAAATTTGGCAGAACAAAGATTAAAGGAGTTTAAAGATGGGAACCGTTAATTTTAGAGAAGTTTTAAAAGAGGAGCTAAAAAATCCGGAATTTAAAGCGCAATATGATGCGCTGGAGGACGAATATAAAGCCATAGAAGCTTTGATAGACGCTAGAAACGAGGCTGGACTAACTCAAAGCGAGGTAGCCAAAAGGATGGGCATAACCCAATCAGCCGTAGCTAGAATAGAAAGTGGAGCCTATAATATCAAGTATAAAACATTCTTTAACTACATAAAAGCTTGCGGCAAAAGAGTGGCGATAGTTTAAGCAAGATTAATTATCTAATAAATGTTCAAACCAATGCAGAAGAAAAAATATTAAGCTTTGTCGGTTCTCAAGACAGGGTTCTTGCGGATACGATAGTTAAGATTTGGAAAAATAAGGCTCTTATAACATGGACATATTTATAACACGATAAAATCGAGATTTTTAATACGACCACAAAAATGAATACGGCTATATTATAGCGATGCTTGTTTTATTAAATAATCTTAAACCCGTACAAAATGCTCTTCTTTTTGATTCTTATTTCTTGCTCAAAAACAATCTCTACTTTAATATTCATTTTAATAAACTATTAATATTTAAGATGCTAAAATCCGCCATTATTACGCAAGGCAAATGTGTCAAGGATGGTCTTTAAGCAGATGAATTTTAAAAAACTCATATATAAAATCCACACTTATATCTCTCTTATATTTTGTATCCCGTTTATCATCGTATGTCTTAGCGGCTCTTTGCTCGTTTATAAAGATGAGATAAATAACATTTTAGCCTCAGCCGCAGTAAATATCTCGCCATCTCACCGCGTCGGGCAAAATTTAAGATTAGGATTTGACGAGCTTAGGCGGATCATAAGCGCTAAATTCCCTGACTACGAGATAGTCGGCTGGAATATCGATAAAAATCCCCAAAAGAGCGATAAAATTTGGCTCATAAAGCATAACGACAAGGAATGGGAATACATCTATCTTGACGCATTTAGCGGTGAGATAAAAAGTGGGCCTACGCCACATGACAGCGGCTTTATGGGCGTGCTGGCCGAGCTACATGAAAATTTACTATTTGAAGAACGCGGTCAGATTTTTGTCGGTATCGTCGGAGTGATCGCCTTTGTCATCGTACTTAGCGGCTTTATCGTTTACCGAAATTTTTGGAAAAGTTTATTTAAGCTGCGTTTTGCCAAGCTGGCCGTTTTTATGAGCGATATACATAAATTTATCGGAGTTTTTTCGACGCCTATAATGCTCATCATCGCTCTTAGTGGGGCTTGGTGGGAGCTTAGGTTTTTATTTTCTAAACCCTTTGATACGAGCGAATTTACGATAAACGCTGAAATTTACAACAAAAATCTATCGCTTGATGAGATCGTGCGAAAAGCTAAAACCGATCTGCCAAATTTCGAGCTTCACTATATATCTTTGCCTTTTTGTAACGCAGCGGACATATCGCTCTTTGGCTACAAAAAGGGGCAAAATTTCTTATACAACGAGCACTCCAGCATGCTCACATACAGCAGGCAAAATGGTAGTTTGCTACAGGTAAAGGATATAGACGATGCAAATTTCGAGGAGCGATTTTTGGCTACGTTTAGAAAAGCTCACTTTGGCTACTACAACCAGATCACGAAATTCATCTGGTTTCTCGTCGGTCTCACGCCGCTTATTTTGAGCGTTTCAGGGATATATCTATGGATAAAAAGATCAAATTTTAAAAGGAGAAAAAATGAAAGGTAAAATTCTACTTTCAAGCATGGTGGCTCTAAATTTGTTGCCGATAGCGCAAATTTTAGCGAGTGAAACAAAGAATTTAGAAACGGTCGAGATCACGAGCGAGGATTTGGCTATAAGGTCGGCAAGAATTTTGACATCCAGCTAAATATCGATAATGTGTTCAATAAAAAATATTACGAAGGCATCGGAAACAACAAAATGGTTTATGGCGATCCGCGGATATTTAACCTAAGCTTTACGTATAGCTTCTAAATTTAGCCATAAAGGAGGATAGATGAAGGGTGAAATTTTACTTTCGGCGGCGGCTTTAAATTTGCTGTTTGCGGTGGAAATTTTAGCCAAAGAGGCGGCGCTGGGGACTATCGATGTGGTGGGCAAGATGCGTCATGATGAGAGGGATTATAGCGCAAAGGAGCTGGTAAAGGGCACGACGAGGCTAAATTTAACGGCTCGGCAAACGCCACAATCAGTAGATGTCATAACCGAGGCTAAACTAAAAGATATGAATATCAAAGACTACCAAACGCTGCTAGCCAACATCCCGGGCGTAACGCTAAATCGTATGGACGAGACCATACGACCGATGTCAAGGGGCTTTTTTATAGATTATTATCTCATCGACTCGATGCCTAGCCTTGGTGGCTTTGGGCTGGAGGCTACCGATATGAGCATGATAGCGTATGATCGCGTCGAGGTCGTGCGCGGTGCGAACGGACTACTTGCAGGTGCTGGCAATCCTGCAGCAAGCCTAAATTTCATCCGTAAAAGAGCGGACTCGAAGAAGCTGACCGGTAGCCTTGGCGTAGAAGCCGGCTCGTATGATAAATACGGCGTATATGGCGACGTGCAAACTCCGATCACTGCTGATGGCGACGTGAGAGCTAGGCTAGCCTTCATAAAAGAAAAGGCGGGCTCGTATATGGACTTTCACAAGCGTGAAAATTTATCTCTTTATGGCGTTGTCGATAGCGATATAGGCGATAGCTCATGGCTTAGCCTAGGGGCTTCGTATCAAGATCTCAAGCGTCGAGGCATCAGATATGGCGGCATGCCCGCTTTTTACACGGATGATAGCTTGGTAAAATTTTCCAGAAAGAGGATATTCTCTCAGCCTTGGACGAAGTGGGATATAAAAACGCTCGATCTTTACGCTGATTTTAGGCATTATATAGGCGAAGACGCAAGCGTGAATCTCTCCTACTCCTATAAAAAGGTAAAAAGCGACATAAAGATGCTCTACTACGGCGGCAAGGTAAATCCAGATATGACGGGAGATAGCAACGATGTGCTGATCTGGGGGTCAAAAAACGACTCAGATATACATAACCTCGACGCTTACGCAAATTTGCCTTACGAGCTATTTGGCTTGGGGCATGAGTTTGTGATAGGTGCTATGTATAACAACTTTAATGAGGGCTCGTATAGGCTTACAAATTTTGATGATTACAAGGCGACCCCGGCAGGCATGGCGTATCTAGCGGATATGAAGGTGGATTTTGACAATCTGCATATTGACGACGTGGATATGCCCTATGTCGATCAGAAAAATCCGTCCAAAACCAAGCAAAGGGCGGTATATTTTGCCAATAAGCTCTCTTTGAGCGATGAGCTGAAATTTTTAGTCGGCACCAGGGTGAGCTACTATAAACGCAACCAAACCGTAGGCAATGTCGATCAAAAATTTACCCATCAAATCACCCCGTATGTAGGACTGACCTATGACGTGGGGCAAAATCACACGCTTTACGCGAGCTACACGAGTATATTCAAGCCTCAAGACGTCAAAGACATAAACGGCAAATATCTCGATCCGATCGAAGGCAAGGACTATGAGCTGGGCATAAAGGGCGAATACTTTGACGGAGCGCTGCAGGCGTCTTTTGGTGTTTTTAAAATCATCCAAGATAATGTCGGCGAAGCGACCGGAGAGCAGATAGGCTCGACCGGCGAGGACGCATACAAGGCAGCAAAGGGCGTGACTAGCAAGGGTTTTGAGCTCGATCTAAACGGCAAAGTGACTGACTATCTTACCTTAAGCTTTGGCCTAGCACACTTTCAAGCAAAGGATGCCGGCGGGAAGAAATTTAACACAAACGCCGCAAGGACTAGTGCCGATCTCTTTGCCAAGTATGAATTTAGAGACTTTAGAGTGGGCGCCGGACTGGGATATAAGGGCAAGACCTACATCTATAACGCCGATAACGATGTGACGATCACGCAAAAGCCGTATGCGCTGGTAGATTTGATGTTTGGCTACAAGATCGGCGAGAATTTCGACATCCAGCTAAATATCGATAATGTCTTTGACAAGCAATACTACGAGGGTATCGGTAGCGACGAGATGATCTACGGCGATGCTAGGACGTTTAACCTAAGCTTTACGTATAATTTTTAAATTTAGCCTTTACCTTGCCGCTTAAATTTGCGGCGAGGTAAATTTAAAATTTAGCCTTCGCGCTCTTTGTCTAAAATCTCTTGCATCTTAGCTCGCGTGTTTTCGAGCCAGTCTTTGTCGCTAGTATCGACTAGGTTTAGGCAAAATACCTTTATCTCGCCGTTTTTGAAGCTGAAATTTTTCACATCTATTATGTCAGAGCCCACAAGGATCAAGAGTGGATATACCAATACCAAGAACCGCTGCGGTTTGCTTTCTGTCTAAAACTACCTTTCCTTTATATTGGCTAGATATGTGCTCAAGAAGCGTTTTGTACTCTACGTCGTTATATAGTTCATTAAGCATATTATTTTTCTCCTTCTGCTTAGTTCTTACATAACTAATTACAGCAACTTTTCATTTACTTTTAGTATTTTGAATGGTTTTTGGGTAGTTTTTGAAAAATTTTTAATACTCTATGGTTCTTTAGAGTATTTTAGAGTAGTCGAGAGTAAAAAATTATTTTCGTATTTTTAAAAATAAAAATAAGGTATCTTAGATTAACTTAGAAAGCTTGGTAAGAAATTGGAATATTAAAAAATTTCGGGAACAAATAGGGAACAAATTTTATAAAACTAAGAAAACTTAAAGCTCTTAAAATATCGGTAAAATCGGAGTTCTAAAGGGATTTTTTAGTATAGATGGCTCCGGATGCTGGATTCGAACCAGCGACCAAGCGGTTAACAGCCGCCTACTCTACCGCTGAGCTAATCCGGAACGCGTAGAATGGATGGTGCGGATGAAAGGACTTGAACCTTCATGCCGTGAGGCGCCAGATCCTAAGTCTGGTGTGTCTGCCAATTTCACCACATCCGCAAAAAAGAAAGCGCATATTAGCTAAAAAGCTCTTAATATGAGCTTAATATGGTACGCCCAAGAGGATTCGAACCTCTGGCCTACGGCTTAGAAGGCCGTTGCTCTATCCAACTGAGCTATGAGCGCAAAATATCAAATCAGTGGTACGCTCGAAAGGAGTCGAACCTTCAACCTACAGATCCGAAGTCTGTTGCTCTATCCAATTGAGCTACGAGCGCATAAAGTGGGGTGAGTTGTGGGAATCGAACCCACGACCCTCAGGACCACAATCTGATGCTCTAACCTACTGAGCTAAACTCACCACAATGGTCGGAGCGAAAGGATTCGAACCTTCGACCCTCTGGTCCCAAACCAGATGCGCTACCAGCCTGCGCTACGCTCCGAAGATTTTCGTGGATTGAATGAAAAGCGTATTATATATATTTTTTCTTAAATTCCGCTTTTTACGGCTCTAAATTTAATGAAATTTAACGAATCTCATCTGTTTTTCTAAATTTTTCAATAAAATTCGCATCAGCGCCAGCCCCTTCGTGCGGTGCGAAATTCCAAATTTCACCTCAGCGGGTAGCTCCCCGATCGTGCGGTCAAATCCGCGCGGAATAAACATAAAATCGTATCCGAAGCCGTTTTGCCCTCGCTGCTGCGTTATCGCCGTGCCGTGCATAAAGCCGTGCGTGCAAAACTCGCCCAGAGCGCATTTTAGCGCGATCGCCGCCGTGTAATGCGCAGGGCTCTCCTCTAGCCCCAGCGCGCGTAGGCTAGCGGCTAATTTCTCGCGATTGCTCGCATCCGTTGCACCCTCTCCACTAAAGCGTGCCGAAAATATCCCCG is drawn from Campylobacter sp. and contains these coding sequences:
- a CDS encoding type II toxin-antitoxin system RelE/ParE family toxin: MWSVEFANEAIKDEFLELPTGLRQRGYKMFELLEARGNTLGEPYTKSIKDGLFEIRIKSDEGIARSIYCYEIGKRIIILLTFVKKTQKTPKSILNLAEQRLKEFKDGNR
- the hcp gene encoding hydroxylamine reductase → MSDNLEMFCHQCQMSAPEGCGAKGQSKGTCGKGSTLARLQDTMIFGLKGLSAYRHHARELGADTSAVDTVMADTLYFTLTNSNFNFDEHIAQLMAVGSAGVQMMDILSEAHTAKFGVPTPVKVSQNKVEGKAILVSGHNLHALEALLKATEGKGINIYTHSEMLPAHGYPQLRKYPHLKGNIGKAWFDQTKLFNEFKGAILMTTNCIVPLRSSCSYADRLFGYSIAGTDGIKHIQNDDFTPLIECALACGDVSMDSDESLVTGGHYKTILSLAPQILDAISSGKIRRFFVIAGCDAPGKGREYYRELALSLPKDCVILTSSCGKFRFNDVDFGNVPGTELPRYIDLGQCNDSNGAVKIALALSEATGIAVNDLPVSIVLMWMEQKAVIILLALFSLGVKNINVGPTVPEFFNDEILGFLVQNFGLRLISGDAQADLKYFLGE
- a CDS encoding S8 family serine peptidase — its product is MRKLNFKGAHVLSAAVCAVLFTNVCEAQYIEPGKVGDIKSWETDEYKAYWGLSSMNASVAYAKGATGRDVKLGVVDSGMLLSHQEFAGGRVTGATAKGEYSKDGMRYPDAEFGNAPFKQKGSDEKDKMDKGEFKKGQKFETNGDWIAGINDSHGTHVGGTIGANRDGSGTHGVAWESRLYSGNTGGNDGMTYGPNQDYGYFYAVYNELAKLGVRAINNSWGSNRRVNSSYPGAEGYSGIPGTAANPTKPNHHLYLKDIDTAKKAYYQFVAGGQKSFIDAAYEVAKKYRIIQVFTAGNRDGMEESYTRAMLPYFRPDAEKLWLNVTGQTDSNTQRFNTAGHSKWWTIAAPGVKVKSSIVDVKTGKAGYASWGGTSMAAPHVTGALGVIMSRYSYMTNEQARDVLLTTARQTKYSFKKGDTSRLSGWTSELGVPDKRWGWGIVDLGKAMFGPGQFLGKFDVNMDVDDVWSNDISDKAIKFRKTEDDADAAAWAARKAQLDAKGGNLTAEERAEYNVELAREQARAHRAAEGYKGTLIKRGGGTLTLAGDNTYSGDTIIKGGQITALNQSLKNSKVTVENGGALKIKKSLTVQEVKTDVFNKPKEFVNKTRTATSDTVTATIKQGGRYVVSHAGIVGMSSAGATNLNLTFEKNSIVDLENPLFEDAQKIYKDPAKSKKYWVEGSFKGYDQTILGKYAFFDLVRNFNDSKLELTFKKGSKGMVDFAKGKNQKLIAAAIEGSSNQPALMSVFRSRPAVRTSDLYRNFIFATPQQASDTLKTFANEANFVAQNAAVIDNVLIRNAVLSRKRNVNALSMDEETGINFWANTAGNVMKFSSDEGSGNFKSTSVTQLVGLDGALSENLRLGAVVGVGKTKTKEDGSREFDHTNRHAGLYAQVGLETVKFDLGAVYTDIKRKKTGSSTIVQHTANNGAKSNEKLINMFASATYGGFNGENFEINPYLGISRIYARTGGMSENVGPFVMSTDKKSRNMNILTAGISPSVPFKIGGMSSSAQLDLAYNRFFGDTRPGAGVNVANAGYVDLEGKELRDFVTAGVGVETMIFKNTSLRLSYTGAFGNDVKSNSLNAKIEASF
- a CDS encoding helix-turn-helix transcriptional regulator codes for the protein MGTVNFREVLKEELKNPEFKAQYDALEDEYKAIEALIDARNEAGLTQSEVAKRMGITQSAVARIESGAYNIKYKTFFNYIKACGKRVAIV
- a CDS encoding PepSY domain-containing protein, encoding MNFKKLIYKIHTYISLIFCIPFIIVCLSGSLLVYKDEINNILASAAVNISPSHRVGQNLRLGFDELRRIISAKFPDYEIVGWNIDKNPQKSDKIWLIKHNDKEWEYIYLDAFSGEIKSGPTPHDSGFMGVLAELHENLLFEERGQIFVGIVGVIAFVIVLSGFIVYRNFWKSLFKLRFAKLAVFMSDIHKFIGVFSTPIMLIIALSGAWWELRFLFSKPFDTSEFTINAEIYNKNLSLDEIVRKAKTDLPNFELHYISLPFCNAADISLFGYKKGQNFLYNEHSSMLTYSRQNGSLLQVKDIDDANFEERFLATFRKAHFGYYNQITKFIWFLVGLTPLILSVSGIYLWIKRSNFKRRKNER
- a CDS encoding tyrosine-type recombinase/integrase, translating into MHTLRHTFASHLTIKDTPILTIKKLMNHSDINHTLRYAKLMPDSGREMVESLYE